In one Candidatus Delongbacteria bacterium genomic region, the following are encoded:
- a CDS encoding SUMF1/EgtB/PvdO family nonheme iron enzyme — protein sequence MRRTMICLSILAAFQIALAAPADVNDLHVQRLPDGRLELSWTPVTTDDSGNPLTTVAYSVYRSVSPWAARSEFVWVGGTAAPRYVVQSTEAAEFYRVSALDPDVPGPSPWVQIPAGTFTMGQAAVAGPEHDVELGQDFLMGLTEVTNLEYMAAAQWALDQGLATIVGTTLQAHGVSLLDLGSYYSEIVLLDGQLALRRTLAASGIGSYLPWRHPVQMVSWYGAACYCDWLSLQQGLPAYYNGNWAATPSANDPYTASGYRLPTEAEWEYAARFDDQRSFPWGNSTPNCGNANHAANGVPCVGWTLPVGLLTWGDTALGLKDMGGNVFEWTNDWWGNYSSSPEFNPAGAPTGSGRVIRGGCWLFDQAALSASGRFLPSVPGGFASFIGFRAARSLPAAE from the coding sequence ATGCGCCGCACGATGATTTGCCTTTCGATTCTCGCCGCTTTCCAGATCGCCCTGGCCGCCCCTGCCGACGTGAACGACCTGCATGTGCAGCGGCTGCCTGATGGCCGGCTGGAACTGAGCTGGACTCCCGTGACCACCGATGACAGCGGAAACCCGCTCACGACCGTGGCCTACTCGGTCTATCGCAGTGTCTCGCCCTGGGCGGCACGCAGCGAATTCGTCTGGGTCGGGGGCACCGCCGCTCCCCGCTACGTGGTTCAGTCAACGGAAGCCGCGGAATTCTACCGTGTATCCGCGCTGGATCCGGATGTGCCGGGACCGTCGCCCTGGGTTCAGATTCCCGCCGGAACCTTCACCATGGGCCAGGCCGCGGTCGCCGGTCCCGAGCACGATGTGGAACTGGGGCAGGACTTCCTGATGGGACTGACTGAAGTCACCAATCTGGAATACATGGCGGCGGCCCAGTGGGCGCTTGATCAGGGTCTGGCCACCATCGTCGGCACGACTCTGCAGGCCCATGGAGTCAGTCTGCTGGACCTTGGATCCTACTACTCGGAAATCGTGCTGCTGGACGGGCAATTGGCCCTGCGCCGCACCCTGGCCGCCAGCGGAATCGGCAGCTATCTGCCCTGGCGGCATCCGGTGCAGATGGTGAGCTGGTACGGCGCCGCCTGTTACTGCGACTGGTTGAGCCTGCAGCAGGGACTGCCCGCGTATTACAATGGCAACTGGGCCGCCACGCCCTCGGCCAATGATCCTTACACGGCCAGCGGCTACCGTCTGCCCACCGAGGCGGAATGGGAATATGCCGCGCGCTTCGACGACCAGCGTTCCTTCCCCTGGGGCAACTCCACGCCCAATTGCGGCAACGCCAACCATGCCGCGAACGGTGTGCCCTGCGTGGGCTGGACGCTGCCCGTGGGGCTGCTGACCTGGGGTGATACGGCTCTGGGGCTGAAGGACATGGGGGGCAATGTGTTCGAATGGACCAATGACTGGTGGGGCAACTATTCATCCAGCCCCGAGTTCAATCCGGCGGGTGCTCCCACGGGCTCGGGTCGTGTGATCCGTGGCGGCTGCTGGCTCTTCGACCAGGCCGCACTGTCGGCCAGCGGACGCTTCCTGCCTTCGGTTCCCGGCGGCTTCGCCAGCTTCATCGGCTTCCGCGCCGCACGAAGTCTGCCTGCGGCCGAGTAG
- the phoU gene encoding phosphate signaling complex protein PhoU: MTRHMLHALDSLKERVEELGRTVLDSVVDATEAVMSGNLDLANRVIQGDSAIDLEEVEVEEECLKVLALHQPVATDLRLLVGILKLNNDLERIGDLAVSIAGHANSIHLPGDEKLVDLMKRLSRRSQEMLQLGLDCLIRQDGALAERVCAADDDVDELYSIIRSETQSLLMNETRLEPRQIEGLMRFVSVARSLERIADHATNIAEDVIYMVTGEISRHGSLRGLRPWKGKE; encoded by the coding sequence ATGACCCGCCACATGCTGCACGCACTGGACTCGCTCAAGGAGCGGGTGGAGGAGCTGGGCCGCACCGTCCTGGATTCCGTCGTGGATGCCACCGAAGCCGTGATGAGCGGAAACCTGGATCTGGCCAACCGCGTGATCCAGGGCGATTCCGCGATCGATCTGGAAGAAGTGGAAGTGGAAGAAGAGTGTCTGAAGGTGCTGGCCCTGCATCAGCCGGTGGCCACCGACCTGCGGCTGCTGGTGGGCATTCTCAAGCTGAACAATGACCTGGAACGCATCGGCGATCTGGCGGTGAGCATTGCCGGCCATGCCAACAGCATTCACCTGCCCGGTGACGAGAAGCTGGTGGACCTGATGAAGCGCCTCTCGCGGCGCAGCCAGGAAATGCTGCAACTGGGCCTGGACTGCCTGATCCGCCAGGACGGCGCGCTGGCCGAGCGGGTCTGCGCGGCCGACGACGACGTGGACGAACTGTACTCGATCATCCGCTCCGAAACCCAGTCGCTGCTGATGAACGAGACGCGCCTCGAACCCAGGCAGATCGAAGGTCTGATGCGCTTCGTGAGCGTGGCCCGCAGCCTGGAACGCATCGCCGACCACGCCACCAACATCGCCGAGGACGTGATCTACATGGTCACCGGCGAAATCTCGCGCCACGGCAGCCTGCGCGGCCTGCGCCCCTGGAAGGGCAAGGAATAG
- the pstB gene encoding phosphate ABC transporter ATP-binding protein codes for MPTPDLSVPTKESRPMPEPLIAVQTHELEFFYGPTRALHGINLRLPEKRVTAFIGPSGCGKSTLLRCFNRMNDLVPGARVEGRIEINGRDIHTPGTQLEELRRQVGMVFQRSNPFPKSIYENVAYGPRVHGEKDRHVLDEIVESCLVRVALWDEVKDRLKKSALDLSGGQQQRLCIARALAVGPSILLMDEPASALDPRSTARIEDLVTELRDLYTIVIVTHNMQQAARISDYTAFLYEGNLVEFNETQRLFTKPDHEQTNDYITGRFG; via the coding sequence ATGCCCACACCGGACCTGAGCGTCCCCACGAAGGAGAGTCGCCCGATGCCCGAACCCCTGATCGCGGTTCAGACCCACGAGCTGGAATTCTTCTATGGTCCGACTCGCGCCCTGCATGGCATCAATCTGCGCCTGCCGGAGAAGCGTGTCACGGCCTTCATCGGCCCCTCGGGTTGCGGCAAGTCCACTCTGTTGCGCTGTTTCAACCGGATGAATGACCTGGTGCCCGGGGCTCGCGTCGAAGGTCGCATCGAGATCAACGGCCGCGACATCCACACGCCGGGCACCCAGCTCGAGGAGCTGCGTCGCCAGGTGGGCATGGTCTTTCAGCGCAGCAACCCCTTTCCCAAGTCGATCTATGAGAACGTGGCCTACGGCCCCCGCGTGCACGGCGAGAAGGACCGGCACGTCCTGGATGAGATCGTGGAAAGCTGCCTGGTGCGCGTGGCTCTCTGGGACGAAGTCAAGGACCGCCTCAAGAAGAGTGCGCTGGACCTTTCGGGCGGCCAGCAGCAGCGCCTCTGCATTGCGCGCGCACTGGCCGTGGGACCCAGCATTCTGCTGATGGACGAGCCGGCTTCGGCCCTGGACCCGCGCTCGACGGCCCGCATCGAGGACCTGGTCACCGAACTGCGCGACCTGTACACCATCGTGATCGTGACCCACAACATGCAGCAGGCGGCCCGCATCTCCGACTACACGGCCTTCCTCTATGAGGGCAACCTGGTCGAGTTCAACGAGACCCAGCGCCTGTTCACCAAACCTGACCACGAGCAGACCAATGACTACATTACCGGTCGTTTCGGCTGA
- the pstA gene encoding phosphate ABC transporter permease PstA, whose protein sequence is MSSLRLRARDSVPVLFTSMGLVVILGMLVLMLWILLSRGLVAFWPHSLERIVMQDGRVVLGEVWDQVDTPDGERLRVRTGNRDLWGQEFVQLDGAQVSSRELAEGAFLVERLNQGIFIGMPGELHIPDARITPADADYRSKLDDALDVAIALNSTQEHTLGQLHRLAGRIAPEAGEGPRVDRARAQYTVLETRLDSLIQQRGAVSLTLSAIDGTDLVVPLADVVRLVPSNELGTIGRSGVYMSRLWEFLTAEPRESNTAGGVMPAIFGTVLMVLLMSIAVVPVGVMAAVYLNDYARQGFLVQTIRLAVNNLAGVPSIVYGIFGLGFFIYFVGGGLDQLFFSDSLPTPTFGTGGILWASLTLALLTMPVVVVATTEGLQSVSQTTRMAALALGATRWQMIRQVVLPNAMPGILTGLILAISRAAGEVAPLMITGVVKLAPSLALDLDAPYLHLDRKFMHLGFHIYDLGFQSPNVEAALPMLFSTALLLIIVVLMLNLVAILLRNALRKRFKQAAF, encoded by the coding sequence ATGAGTTCACTGCGCCTGCGCGCCCGGGACAGTGTGCCCGTGCTCTTCACCAGCATGGGTCTGGTGGTGATTCTGGGCATGCTGGTGCTCATGCTCTGGATTCTGCTCTCCCGCGGCCTGGTGGCCTTCTGGCCGCATTCGCTCGAGCGCATTGTGATGCAGGATGGCCGGGTGGTTCTGGGCGAAGTCTGGGACCAGGTCGACACCCCGGACGGCGAACGTCTGCGCGTGCGCACCGGCAATCGGGATCTCTGGGGTCAGGAATTCGTCCAGCTGGATGGCGCACAGGTGAGTTCCCGCGAACTGGCCGAGGGAGCTTTTCTGGTGGAACGCCTGAACCAGGGCATCTTCATCGGCATGCCCGGCGAGCTGCACATTCCGGATGCCCGCATCACGCCCGCGGATGCCGACTATCGCAGCAAACTGGACGACGCGCTGGACGTGGCGATCGCGCTGAACTCGACCCAGGAGCACACACTGGGCCAACTGCACCGCCTGGCAGGTCGCATCGCCCCGGAAGCCGGCGAAGGTCCCCGTGTCGATCGGGCCCGTGCGCAGTACACAGTGCTGGAAACTCGCCTGGACAGCCTGATCCAGCAGCGTGGCGCCGTGAGTCTCACCCTGTCCGCCATCGACGGAACCGACCTGGTGGTGCCGCTGGCCGATGTGGTGCGTCTGGTTCCATCCAACGAGCTGGGTACCATCGGACGCAGCGGAGTCTATATGTCACGACTCTGGGAGTTTCTCACGGCGGAGCCGCGGGAGTCCAATACGGCGGGCGGCGTGATGCCGGCAATCTTCGGCACCGTACTGATGGTATTGCTGATGTCCATCGCGGTGGTGCCCGTGGGCGTGATGGCGGCCGTGTATCTCAATGACTATGCCCGTCAGGGCTTTCTGGTGCAGACCATCCGGCTGGCGGTGAACAACCTGGCCGGTGTGCCATCCATTGTGTACGGCATCTTCGGCCTGGGTTTCTTCATCTATTTCGTCGGGGGTGGGCTGGACCAGCTGTTCTTCTCGGACAGCCTGCCCACTCCCACCTTCGGCACGGGCGGCATTCTGTGGGCCAGCCTGACCCTGGCCCTGCTGACCATGCCCGTGGTGGTCGTGGCCACCACCGAAGGGCTGCAGTCCGTGAGCCAGACCACGCGCATGGCCGCTCTTGCCCTGGGCGCGACCCGCTGGCAGATGATTCGCCAGGTGGTGTTGCCCAACGCCATGCCCGGCATCCTGACCGGTTTGATCCTGGCCATCAGCCGCGCCGCCGGCGAGGTGGCCCCGCTGATGATCACCGGCGTGGTCAAGCTGGCGCCCAGTCTGGCTCTTGACCTGGACGCCCCCTACCTGCACCTTGACCGCAAGTTCATGCACCTTGGTTTTCACATCTACGACCTGGGTTTCCAGTCCCCCAACGTGGAGGCGGCCCTGCCCATGCTGTTCAGCACGGCCCTGCTGCTGATCATCGTGGTGCTGATGCTGAATCTGGTGGCCATCCTGCTGCGCAACGCGCTGCGCAAGCGCTTCAAGCAGGCGGCGTTCTGA
- a CDS encoding ABC transporter permease subunit, with product MTARSQTEKSSANSFLRRRLFADRVAARVIMAGGLSLILAIVVIFLFLAKEVLPLFGGAELGSPSVMAPSVSPRMVGTDPYQDLVWSMDQHGILQVFNRDGLLVQQLPLPLDSLELPLQVAVDAGGRTDQFTVATDGGRLLSCRVRITRTTSNPDSIFSTLRLRVDEVPLPSDSMRSGMARFDNLVMARGDERLLWAWTDGTRAHLLLQDTDEDSWYWPELPEELVGTCPVTLAAAPGAERLALALPTGELAVLDLRRMNQPELLHRWPSGMNGLSALTFLKGGGSLIAGDSQGHLATFLPLPTDTQGRHWEPGVPLPSHDAGIARLQPSPRDRSFLSLDEQGTLRLQVSTSGRVLAQEVLPEGSRHVLAFSPRADAVLCAGTIGITRQTLDNAHADVSLSGLLAPVQYEGYPEPAFIWQSTGGSDDFEPKYSFIPLIFGTLKGTLFALLISVPLALLAAIYVSQFAPASLARTIKPMIEIMAALPSVIIGFLAGLVFAPWVETHLTSVLAFPLILIILLLGMIPLWRRLPSRLLEHAGPQLGIGAGMLVISLLLGRSLAPVLDAHLFGGSLIAWLHDHLGLVYDQRNSLVVGFALGFAVIPIIFTMTEDALSNVPDSQVSASLALGASRWHTVLHVVLPGASAGVFAAIMLGLGRAIGETMIVLMATGNTPLMDWSPFNGFRTMSACIAVEIPEAPVGGSLYRLLFAVALLLFVFTFLINTVASLIGERLRKSQGRI from the coding sequence ATGACAGCCAGATCACAGACAGAAAAATCCAGCGCCAACAGCTTCCTCCGGCGTCGCCTTTTCGCGGATCGCGTGGCGGCCCGGGTGATCATGGCCGGTGGACTGAGTCTGATTCTGGCGATCGTGGTGATCTTCCTCTTCCTCGCCAAGGAGGTCCTCCCGCTGTTCGGTGGAGCCGAGCTTGGATCACCGTCCGTGATGGCACCCTCCGTCTCACCGCGGATGGTGGGAACCGATCCCTACCAGGACCTGGTCTGGAGCATGGATCAGCACGGAATTCTCCAGGTCTTCAACCGGGACGGTCTGCTGGTGCAGCAGCTGCCCCTGCCGCTGGATTCATTGGAGCTGCCGCTGCAGGTGGCCGTGGATGCGGGCGGTCGTACCGACCAGTTCACCGTGGCCACCGATGGGGGACGTCTGCTGAGCTGCCGGGTCCGCATCACGCGCACCACCTCAAACCCCGACAGCATCTTCAGCACTCTGCGCCTGCGTGTGGACGAGGTTCCCCTGCCCAGCGATTCCATGCGGAGCGGCATGGCACGCTTCGACAATCTGGTGATGGCCCGCGGGGACGAGCGCCTGCTGTGGGCCTGGACGGATGGCACACGCGCGCACCTGCTGCTGCAGGATACGGACGAGGACAGCTGGTACTGGCCGGAGCTGCCGGAAGAACTGGTCGGAACCTGCCCCGTGACCCTGGCCGCCGCACCGGGTGCCGAGCGCCTGGCTTTGGCGCTTCCCACGGGCGAACTGGCCGTGCTGGACCTGCGCCGCATGAACCAGCCCGAGCTGCTGCACCGCTGGCCTTCCGGCATGAACGGTCTGAGCGCGCTCACCTTTCTCAAGGGTGGCGGCAGCCTGATCGCGGGAGACAGCCAGGGACATCTGGCCACATTCCTCCCGCTGCCCACCGACACCCAGGGCCGCCATTGGGAACCGGGTGTTCCACTGCCCTCCCATGACGCGGGCATTGCGCGTCTGCAACCTTCGCCGCGTGATCGCAGTTTCCTCTCGCTGGACGAACAGGGGACACTCAGGCTGCAGGTCAGCACCAGCGGACGAGTTCTGGCCCAGGAAGTGCTGCCCGAAGGCAGCCGCCATGTGCTGGCCTTCAGCCCGCGTGCCGACGCCGTGCTCTGTGCGGGCACGATCGGAATCACGCGCCAGACCCTGGACAACGCCCACGCCGACGTCTCCCTCTCGGGCCTGCTGGCCCCCGTGCAGTACGAAGGCTATCCCGAGCCGGCCTTCATCTGGCAGTCCACGGGCGGCAGCGATGACTTCGAGCCCAAGTACAGCTTCATTCCGCTGATCTTCGGCACACTCAAGGGCACCCTCTTCGCCCTGCTGATCTCGGTGCCGCTGGCGCTGCTGGCCGCGATCTATGTCTCACAGTTCGCGCCCGCCTCGCTGGCCCGCACCATCAAGCCGATGATCGAGATCATGGCGGCACTGCCCAGCGTGATCATCGGTTTTCTGGCGGGGCTGGTCTTCGCCCCCTGGGTGGAAACGCACCTGACCTCCGTGCTCGCGTTTCCCTTGATCCTGATCATCCTCCTGCTGGGCATGATTCCGCTCTGGCGGCGCCTGCCCTCGCGGCTGCTGGAACACGCGGGCCCCCAGCTGGGCATCGGTGCGGGCATGCTGGTGATCTCGCTGCTGCTGGGTCGCTCGCTGGCCCCGGTTCTGGATGCCCACCTCTTCGGTGGCAGTCTGATCGCCTGGCTGCATGATCATCTGGGTCTGGTGTACGACCAGCGCAACAGCCTGGTGGTTGGCTTCGCCCTGGGTTTCGCCGTGATCCCCATCATCTTCACCATGACCGAGGATGCGCTGAGCAACGTGCCCGATTCCCAGGTGAGCGCGTCACTCGCGCTGGGGGCTTCTCGCTGGCACACGGTGCTGCATGTGGTGCTGCCCGGTGCGTCCGCGGGCGTGTTCGCCGCGATCATGCTGGGCCTGGGACGCGCCATCGGCGAAACCATGATCGTGCTGATGGCCACCGGCAATACGCCCCTGATGGACTGGAGCCCCTTCAACGGCTTCCGCACCATGAGTGCCTGCATCGCGGTGGAGATTCCGGAAGCACCCGTGGGTGGATCGCTGTATCGCCTGCTCTTCGCGGTGGCCCTGCTGCTCTTCGTGTTCACCTTCCTGATCAATACCGTGGCATCGCTGATCGGCGAGCGACTGCGCAAGAGCCAGGGGAGAATCTGA